A stretch of Stenotrophomonas indicatrix DNA encodes these proteins:
- a CDS encoding carbohydrate ABC transporter permease, with protein MKRTSLAGWIFAGPSLIVLGVFFGLPVASALALSVTDFDLYALADSSNLRFVGLGNYIDLLQTPMFWKSLWNTTYFVVIGVPLSIGVSLGAAMLLNAPAARFKALFRTALFAPVVTTLVAVAVIWRYLFHTSYGLVNYGLGHLGISPIDWLGDPNWAMPTIMLFAVWKNFGYNMVIFLAGLQAIPHDLYEAARIDGASRWKQFLHITLPMLGPVLLVVGVITVSGYFQLFAEPYVMTRGDPLQSTVSVLYFMFEEGFKWWNLGRASAVAFLLFLIILAVTTVMLRFGRKRQLV; from the coding sequence ATGAAACGTACTTCGCTTGCCGGCTGGATCTTCGCCGGCCCCTCGCTGATCGTGCTTGGTGTGTTCTTCGGCCTGCCGGTGGCTTCGGCGCTGGCGCTGAGCGTGACCGACTTCGACCTGTATGCGCTGGCCGACAGCAGCAACCTGCGCTTCGTGGGTCTTGGCAACTACATCGACCTGCTGCAGACCCCGATGTTCTGGAAGTCGCTGTGGAACACCACCTATTTCGTGGTGATCGGCGTGCCGTTGTCGATCGGTGTATCGCTGGGCGCGGCGATGCTGCTCAATGCCCCGGCCGCGCGCTTCAAGGCGCTGTTCCGCACCGCGCTGTTCGCCCCGGTGGTGACCACGCTGGTGGCGGTGGCGGTGATCTGGCGCTACCTGTTCCACACCAGCTATGGCCTGGTGAACTACGGCCTGGGCCATCTTGGCATCAGCCCGATCGACTGGCTGGGCGATCCCAACTGGGCGATGCCGACCATCATGCTGTTCGCGGTGTGGAAGAACTTCGGCTACAACATGGTGATCTTCCTGGCCGGCCTGCAGGCGATCCCGCATGACCTGTACGAGGCCGCGCGCATCGACGGCGCCTCGCGCTGGAAGCAGTTCCTGCACATCACCCTGCCGATGCTCGGACCGGTGCTGCTGGTGGTCGGGGTGATCACTGTCTCCGGGTACTTCCAGCTGTTCGCCGAACCGTACGTGATGACCCGCGGCGACCCACTGCAGAGCACCGTCAGCGTGCTGTATTTCATGTTCGAGGAAGGCTTCAAGTGGTGGAACCTGGGACGCGCCTCGGCTGTGGCGTTCCTGCTGTTCCTGATCATCCTGGCGGTGACCACCGTGATG
- a CDS encoding sugar ABC transporter substrate-binding protein has product MAGCARPEQGTTTVRFWAMGREAEVVSELIHEFEAENPGIKVDVQNIPWTAAHEKLLTAFAADGLPDVCQLGNTWVPEFAELNALTPLQPFVQHSTVVDPKDYFQGIWDTNVIHDELVGVPWYVDTRLIYYRKDLLAKAGFDHPPRTWAEWDEQMAAIKRMQGPNRYAVLMPINEFEQQLSLALQQPDPLLRDDDTRGNFSSPGFRRTLGFYANMFEQGWAPKMSETQISNVWDEFFRGFNVFYISGPWNIREFKKLQPKALEGQWGTAALPGPDGPGAGIAGGTSLVIFRKSQQKEASWKLIEFLSRPAIQARFHAIIGDLPPRRSTWNAPSLANDPLAAAFRDQLERVKPTPKVLEWERIVQEMRIVTEQVVRGGLPQDKAVAELDQRVDKVLAKRRWMHEQQRLQRSAPPSGSTSAVAAGSPQ; this is encoded by the coding sequence ATGGCAGGCTGCGCGCGCCCCGAGCAGGGCACCACCACCGTGCGCTTCTGGGCGATGGGGCGCGAGGCCGAAGTGGTCAGCGAGCTGATCCACGAATTCGAAGCGGAAAACCCCGGCATCAAGGTCGATGTGCAGAACATCCCGTGGACGGCCGCGCACGAAAAGCTGCTGACCGCCTTTGCCGCCGATGGCCTGCCCGACGTGTGCCAGCTTGGCAACACCTGGGTGCCCGAGTTCGCCGAACTCAACGCGCTGACCCCACTGCAGCCGTTCGTGCAGCATTCCACCGTTGTCGATCCGAAGGACTACTTCCAGGGCATCTGGGATACCAACGTGATCCACGACGAGCTGGTCGGGGTGCCGTGGTACGTCGATACCCGCCTGATCTATTACCGCAAGGACCTGCTGGCCAAGGCCGGCTTCGACCATCCGCCGCGTACCTGGGCCGAATGGGACGAGCAGATGGCCGCGATCAAGCGCATGCAGGGCCCGAACCGCTATGCGGTGCTGATGCCGATCAACGAGTTCGAGCAGCAGCTGTCGCTGGCCCTGCAGCAGCCCGATCCGCTGCTGCGCGACGACGACACCCGTGGCAATTTCTCCAGCCCCGGCTTCCGCCGCACGCTGGGGTTCTACGCCAACATGTTCGAGCAGGGCTGGGCGCCGAAGATGTCCGAGACGCAGATCTCCAACGTCTGGGATGAATTCTTCCGCGGCTTCAACGTGTTCTACATTTCCGGCCCCTGGAACATCCGCGAGTTCAAGAAGCTGCAACCGAAGGCACTGGAAGGGCAGTGGGGCACGGCCGCGCTGCCGGGTCCGGACGGTCCGGGCGCCGGCATCGCCGGTGGTACCAGCCTGGTGATCTTCCGCAAGTCGCAGCAGAAGGAAGCGTCCTGGAAGCTGATCGAGTTCCTGTCGCGGCCGGCAATCCAGGCGCGCTTCCACGCGATCATCGGCGACCTGCCGCCGCGTCGCAGCACCTGGAATGCGCCGTCGCTGGCCAACGATCCACTTGCCGCCGCCTTCCGAGACCAGCTGGAGCGGGTCAAGCCGACCCCGAAGGTGCTCGAATGGGAGCGCATCGTGCAGGAAATGCGCATCGTCACCGAACAGGTGGTGCGTGGCGGCCTGCCGCAGGACAAGGCCGTGGCCGAACTGGACCAGCGCGTGGACAAGGTGCTGGCCAAGCGTCGCTGGATGCATGAACAACAACGCCTGCAGCGCAGCGCACCCCCCTCGGGTTCGACCAGTGCAGTCGCGGCCGGGAGCCCGCAATGA
- a CDS encoding glucoamylase family protein: protein MQARHLMTAAAMTLAIAACKPAQQEPAKPRPPVILIEADAPPRPMKPELPPLFDDIERRTFQFFWDTTNEINGLTPDRYPSRPFASIASVGFALTAYPIGIENGWVSRNQAIDRTLTTLKFFRDVPMGPQRTGKAGYKGFYYHFLDMQEGRRYDSWVELSSVDTALLMMGVLFAQSYYDGDDPREKEIRQIADTLYKQVDWPWLQQRAPLISMGWFPENGFIDHDWMGYNEAMMVYILALGSPSHPVSPDAWTVWTRTYDNDWGVYQGQEYLSFGPLFGHQYSHVWIDFRDIQDAYMRERGSTYFLNSRSAALAQREYAIANPMNWKEYGENVWGLTASDGPQNTTQEYRGEQRQFRHYSSRGAGLRENFDDGTIAPTAAISSVVFAPEEVIPATLEMHKRYGDYIYSSYGFLDSFNPSFNYDIPIKTGRVVPDRGWVASDYIAIDQGPILTMIANYRNDFVWDVMKKNPYIRKGLERAGFSGGWLAPEGSFQPLELQKDEKAAAARAVGIAESRAAAAQEQKNNANRNTGQGK, encoded by the coding sequence ATGCAGGCACGCCACCTGATGACCGCCGCTGCGATGACCCTGGCCATCGCCGCCTGCAAACCGGCCCAGCAGGAGCCTGCCAAGCCGCGCCCGCCGGTGATCCTGATCGAGGCCGACGCACCGCCGCGGCCGATGAAGCCGGAGCTGCCGCCTCTGTTCGATGACATCGAGCGCCGCACCTTCCAGTTCTTCTGGGATACCACCAACGAGATCAACGGCCTGACCCCGGACCGCTATCCGTCGCGGCCGTTCGCCAGCATCGCCTCGGTCGGCTTCGCCCTGACCGCTTATCCGATCGGCATCGAGAACGGCTGGGTCAGCCGCAACCAGGCGATCGACCGCACCCTGACCACCCTGAAGTTCTTCCGCGACGTGCCGATGGGCCCGCAGCGCACCGGCAAGGCCGGCTACAAGGGCTTCTATTACCACTTCCTGGACATGCAGGAAGGGCGCCGCTACGACAGCTGGGTGGAACTGTCCTCGGTGGACACCGCGCTGCTGATGATGGGCGTGCTGTTCGCCCAGTCGTACTACGACGGCGACGATCCGCGCGAGAAGGAAATCCGGCAGATCGCCGACACCCTGTACAAGCAGGTCGACTGGCCGTGGCTGCAGCAGCGTGCGCCGCTGATCTCGATGGGCTGGTTCCCCGAGAACGGCTTCATCGACCATGACTGGATGGGCTACAACGAGGCGATGATGGTCTACATCCTCGCCCTGGGTTCGCCCAGCCATCCGGTCAGCCCGGATGCGTGGACAGTGTGGACGCGGACCTACGACAACGACTGGGGCGTCTACCAGGGCCAGGAATACCTGTCCTTCGGCCCGCTGTTCGGCCACCAGTACAGCCACGTCTGGATCGATTTCCGCGACATCCAGGATGCCTACATGCGCGAGCGTGGCAGCACCTACTTCCTCAACAGCCGTTCGGCCGCGCTGGCCCAGCGTGAGTACGCCATCGCCAATCCGATGAACTGGAAGGAGTACGGCGAGAACGTGTGGGGCCTGACCGCCAGTGATGGTCCGCAGAACACCACCCAGGAATACCGCGGTGAGCAGCGCCAGTTCCGCCATTACTCGTCGCGCGGCGCAGGCTTGCGCGAGAATTTCGATGACGGCACGATCGCGCCAACCGCAGCGATCTCCTCGGTCGTGTTCGCGCCCGAGGAAGTGATCCCGGCCACGTTGGAGATGCACAAGCGCTACGGCGACTACATCTACTCCAGCTATGGCTTCCTGGATTCGTTCAATCCCAGTTTCAACTACGACATCCCGATCAAGACCGGGCGCGTGGTGCCTGATCGCGGCTGGGTCGCCAGCGACTACATCGCCATCGACCAGGGCCCGATCCTGACCATGATCGCCAACTACCGCAACGACTTCGTCTGGGATGTGATGAAGAAGAACCCTTACATCCGCAAGGGCCTGGAACGGGCGGGCTTCAGTGGTGGCTGGCTGGCGCCGGAAGGCTCCTTCCAGCCGCTGGAGCTGCAGAAGGATGAGAAGGCCGCCGCAGCACGTGCGGTCGGTATCGCCGAATCACGTGCGGCCGCCGCGCAGGAACAGAAAAACAATGCCAACCGCAACACCGGCCAGGGGAAGTAA
- a CDS encoding TonB-dependent receptor — MMHSTIRTPARRLLSTALVSCLMLAAAPNVMAQSANASLRGQVSGAQAGAEVTATNVATGTVRRGTVRADGSYSLMGLDPGTYNVVANGQTQKVTVTVASTATLNFSEAAAGGTGSTAATNLDTVNVVAPTLLQEVRTSEVGKTVSLQQIQTTPQVSRNFLEFADAVPGLIFTRDAKGNTSLRGGATNSDGTNVYIDGVGQKSYVKGGGVAGQSGSAGNPFPQLAIGEYKVISGNYKAEYGQVSSAAVTAATKSGTNEFKGEAFYRYTDEDMRAKTPAERQGGKDKMVSAEKEYGFALGGPIIQDKAHFFVTYEAKRFDLPVTIAPDGAVTGAAGLLPPAGAAGLGPASQPFQQDLIFGKIDFEPTDNDRIELTFQDRDETQSQFSGQTSPEAGREVVNTDRRYALRWNHSGERYYNEMMVTHEDSFNNPTPLTLANGITYTAPDGTEDRTVVKIGGASALDSQVKGQKGWSIEDNLTLDGIQWAGDHTIKMGVKYKAIDLYASDAAQINPTFTYSLGDPDFPDSIPYKAQFVKPVTGVDGVSGEVRSKSKQYGVFIQDDWQVNDHLQINLGLRWDYEKTPSYLDFVTPQAVVDAIYSQDPRAAAGQTYADSLALGGLDISDYISNGHNRKAFKDAWQPRLGFSYDINADEQHVIHGGAGRSYDRDLFDNLQLETTKLALPQPTIYFRNPATGTCINGQAACYDWNPNLLNGIGNLQSLVGATSNAGLEVDLLNNKLKAPYSDQFSLGMSNQIGDWLTDATIARTLSYDGFAFTLGNRYPTGQFFDDPRLCGGTEPGLSQAWSCNVPGFGSLIIGQQGIKTRATQILLSAQKPFTQESGWGTSIAYTWTTARHNRDINEKYAFDRGLIEDYPTIRSNGAPRHRLVVTGSYAGFWGITFGGKITLATPTAVNDWYPVPQASGYNLPTPQAAVPNANGKFLVGGKIFGYRSVDLQATKTFKLAGDTELYARIDIINVFNFDNFSTYNYVKTNGKLQASYNETGDIIGTPRQVKAEVGFRF; from the coding sequence ATGATGCATTCCACTATCCGCACGCCGGCGCGCCGGCTGCTGAGCACCGCACTGGTCAGCTGCCTGATGCTGGCCGCCGCCCCGAACGTCATGGCGCAGTCGGCCAACGCCAGCCTGCGTGGCCAGGTGTCCGGCGCCCAGGCCGGTGCCGAAGTCACCGCCACCAACGTCGCCACCGGCACCGTCCGTCGCGGCACCGTGCGCGCCGACGGCAGCTACTCGCTGATGGGCCTGGATCCGGGCACCTACAACGTGGTCGCCAACGGCCAGACCCAGAAGGTTACCGTCACCGTCGCCTCGACCGCGACGCTGAACTTCAGCGAGGCGGCTGCCGGTGGTACCGGCTCGACCGCCGCCACCAACCTGGACACCGTCAACGTCGTCGCGCCGACCCTGCTGCAGGAAGTGCGTACCTCCGAAGTCGGCAAGACCGTCAGCCTGCAGCAGATCCAGACCACCCCGCAGGTGTCGCGCAACTTCCTGGAGTTCGCCGACGCGGTGCCGGGCCTGATCTTCACCCGTGATGCCAAGGGCAATACCTCGCTGCGCGGCGGTGCCACCAATTCCGACGGTACCAACGTCTACATCGACGGCGTGGGCCAGAAGAGCTACGTCAAGGGCGGCGGCGTGGCCGGCCAGTCCGGCAGCGCCGGCAACCCGTTCCCGCAGTTGGCCATCGGCGAATACAAGGTCATCAGCGGCAACTACAAGGCCGAGTACGGCCAGGTGTCGAGCGCCGCAGTGACCGCTGCCACCAAGTCCGGTACCAATGAATTCAAGGGTGAGGCGTTCTACCGCTACACCGATGAGGACATGCGCGCCAAGACCCCGGCCGAGCGCCAGGGCGGCAAGGACAAGATGGTCTCGGCCGAGAAGGAATACGGCTTCGCCCTGGGCGGCCCGATCATCCAGGACAAGGCCCACTTCTTCGTGACCTACGAAGCCAAGCGCTTCGACCTGCCGGTCACCATTGCGCCGGACGGCGCGGTCACCGGTGCTGCCGGCCTGCTGCCGCCCGCAGGCGCCGCCGGCCTGGGCCCGGCCAGCCAGCCGTTCCAGCAGGATCTGATCTTCGGCAAGATCGACTTCGAGCCGACCGACAACGATCGCATCGAGCTGACCTTCCAGGACCGCGACGAAACCCAGTCGCAGTTCAGTGGCCAGACCTCGCCGGAAGCCGGTCGTGAAGTGGTCAACACCGACCGTCGTTACGCCCTGCGCTGGAACCACAGCGGCGAGCGTTACTACAACGAAATGATGGTCACCCATGAAGATTCGTTCAACAACCCGACCCCGCTGACCTTGGCCAACGGCATCACCTACACCGCACCGGACGGCACCGAAGACCGCACCGTGGTGAAGATCGGTGGCGCATCGGCACTGGATTCGCAGGTGAAGGGCCAGAAGGGCTGGTCGATCGAAGACAACCTGACCCTGGACGGCATCCAGTGGGCCGGCGACCACACCATCAAGATGGGCGTGAAGTACAAGGCGATCGACCTGTACGCCTCCGATGCGGCGCAGATCAACCCGACCTTCACCTACAGCCTGGGCGATCCGGACTTCCCCGATTCCATTCCGTACAAGGCGCAGTTCGTCAAGCCGGTGACCGGCGTGGACGGCGTGTCCGGTGAAGTGCGTTCGAAGTCCAAGCAGTACGGCGTGTTCATCCAGGACGACTGGCAGGTCAACGACCACCTGCAGATCAACCTCGGCCTGCGCTGGGACTACGAAAAGACCCCGTCCTACCTGGACTTCGTCACCCCGCAGGCCGTGGTCGACGCGATCTATTCGCAGGATCCGCGTGCTGCCGCCGGCCAGACCTACGCCGATTCGCTGGCGCTGGGCGGCCTGGACATCAGCGACTACATCAGCAACGGCCACAACCGCAAGGCATTCAAGGATGCATGGCAGCCGCGCCTGGGCTTCTCGTATGACATCAACGCCGACGAGCAGCACGTGATCCACGGTGGTGCCGGCCGTTCGTACGACCGCGACCTGTTCGACAACCTGCAGCTGGAAACCACCAAGCTGGCCCTGCCGCAGCCGACCATCTACTTCCGCAACCCGGCCACCGGCACCTGCATCAACGGCCAGGCCGCCTGCTATGACTGGAACCCGAACCTGCTCAACGGCATCGGCAACCTGCAGAGCCTGGTCGGTGCGACCAGCAATGCCGGCCTGGAAGTGGATCTGCTGAACAACAAGCTGAAGGCTCCGTACTCCGATCAGTTCAGCCTGGGCATGAGCAACCAGATCGGTGACTGGCTGACCGACGCCACCATCGCCCGTACCCTGAGCTACGACGGCTTCGCCTTCACCCTGGGCAACCGTTACCCGACCGGCCAGTTCTTCGATGACCCGCGCCTGTGCGGTGGCACCGAGCCGGGCCTGAGCCAGGCCTGGAGCTGCAACGTGCCGGGCTTCGGCAGCCTGATCATCGGCCAGCAGGGCATCAAGACCCGTGCGACCCAGATCCTGCTGTCGGCGCAGAAGCCGTTCACCCAGGAAAGCGGCTGGGGTACCTCGATCGCCTACACCTGGACGACCGCGCGCCACAACCGCGACATCAACGAGAAGTACGCCTTCGACCGCGGCCTGATCGAGGATTACCCGACCATCCGTTCCAACGGCGCGCCGCGCCACCGCCTGGTGGTCACCGGTTCGTACGCGGGCTTCTGGGGCATCACCTTCGGTGGCAAGATCACCCTGGCTACCCCGACCGCCGTCAATGACTGGTACCCGGTGCCGCAGGCCAGTGGCTACAACCTGCCGACGCCGCAGGCGGCTGTGCCCAACGCCAATGGCAAGTTCCTGGTGGGTGGCAAGATCTTCGGCTACCGTTCGGTCGACCTGCAGGCGACGAAGACGTTCAAGCTGGCGGGCGATACCGAGCTGTACGCGCGTATCGACATCATCAACGTGTTCAACTTCGACAACTTCTCCACCTACAACTACGTCAAGACCAACGGCAAGCTGCAGGCCAGCTACAACGAGACCGGCGACATCATCGGTACTCCGCGTCAGGTCAAGGCCGAAGTGGGCTTCCGCTTCTGA